The genomic window ATCACTTGACGTTTGGCATTTGATGGCAGGCTCCCATTCAAGTATGAACGCGCCTTAGCTTCTCTTTTTGTCACGCTGACCTTCTCTAGCCTCGCGACACTTGTCGCTTCctccaaaaaaaaaacaacaaCACACACCTTCCACACGCCTGCCATCATTGTGAGTCCACCAGTTGACCTGCATGCTAATTGTGTCGATAGAAGCCCGGGGAGCTGCTTGGGTCAGTAAGCATGGATGGCGGTAAAATCGTTCCCTGTCTTGGCTGGCCTAAACTGCGTGTGCGATTGGCCTCTATATAGCGTGGTAAGACCTATCACCATGCGGAACCTCCCTCATGCAGCTCCCCGATCGCTTCTACCGACACAAGCTTGCAGTCGTCCTCTGGTGGGCGATGCCTTTGTCACATCATCCGAAAAAACAACCACTACCTGTTTGCCATCACAGTAAGTCCACCTGACCTGCCTGCCTGCTAATTGTGTCGACAGAAGCCTTGGCGAGAGAGCTGCTTTTTGGTCAGTAACATGGAGGCGGTAATTCGTTCCCTGTCCCAGCTGGTCTAAACTGCGTGTGCGATTTCGCTGGCATATAGCGTGGTAAGGCCTCACTACATGCAGAACCTCCTCAAAGCAGTTCTTTGGTCATGGCTTCGGTCGACACATGCAGCTGCAGCAGTCTCAGGTGGGCGATGGCAAACCAGCTGATTCCCTGCCCCAAGAGAGTGAGTTTTCCCTTTTCTGACCTTGATACCAATTGCTGACCAGCCTGAGAAACCACAAACATCACAGTGACAGCTCctcctacctacctacctacctacctacctacctaccaaCCTACCGATCGACCGAAAACACACGACCGATCGACACACCCGATTGCGAGAACACCGATCGAACACACGCACACAAACACAAACAAACACACACCACCGATTGCGGGCTAGCTGCACTTCAAGACTTGGGGCGGGGAAGATGAACTTTGGTCTTTGTACAATTTGTGAAGGATTTGGAACTGGGAAATGATTTGGTTTATGGATACTTGTACATGGGTTGGAAATTGTTTGTCTGGGTCTTTGAAATGAAGCATCATGGCTGGGGATTACCTGGAGTTGAATACCTacaaggtcatcatcaaTCACATCACATGGGATACGTTCCTTCTCTCACAGTTAATTTGTTCTCCACGCTTGCCTGTGTCGCTCATCGTATTTTGAATTGTTCTGCGTACCTAATAAAAAGGCGGGAAGCTTCCTTCTCGTGATCGCGTTGTCGGGGCAGCCCCTCAGATGCAGGTCGGTCACCCTCGCCCACCATCAACGCGTATGCGTGCTGCCTTCAAGGACATGCTTCACTGGGAATTGATTGTTACCGCAAATCGACAAAGGAAGAACGGCAACAAAGGGCTCAGTTTGACCTGAAGCGCCTTGCGACGATCTCGCATGTGCTTGCGCACTTCATTGCCGTTTGCCTGCGCCTAACCTGGCCGCGTGCTGACTTGTTTGCCAGAAACCGACAAACcctgaggatggcgatgtcTCTAGAGGAGTCCCATTCAAGCATACCACAAAGTTGCTACAGGGCGCTGATGGGACACGCTGCGTGCGGGCTTTCAAGGTTCATTGGGATCTCGTTCTCCATCGCAGTCTTGGGCTCTATGCTCGTGGTCTATACTGGCTGCTTCATCCCCCTCATGGCAAATCGATTGACCAAAATCACTGCAAGAGATCACTGGAGGATGATATCACTGCACCTTTCTAACCTGAGTCTAGACATGAGCCTCGTACTATAGACCGTACGACACGCCCGAAGCAGTCAACTCGCCCTACGTGTGATGGATCCCATCTCCGCGAAATGACAACCTATCGGAAAGCATCATCCAAGGAAAGTTGTCCATCTTTGCCACATCGGCGACGAGAAAGCTCGGTCAGAATCAAGTGACTACGCTCCACATGCTCCGAGGCAGGTACCAAGAGGAGACTCGTTGTTTTGCCCGGCTGTCGTTACGTTTGCTTGCTAAATGGGTAGATAAAGATGGCATCTGGAAGTTAACTCAGCCAGTGTTTCTCATCGATCGACCGAGGTATCTTCTAATGGCTGTAAGACGGCAAAGGCCTCCTCTCTTTGATTGACAAGGCCGTGGTGACAGGAGGCCCGAGGCGCTGAGCCATTGCGTTGAGGATTGGCGAAAGAAGCAAAGGATCGGAATACTTGGTGAGATCTGATTGAGAAGAAATGTGTCTGTACACGGTCTTCAGGAGATGGCCTTTCTGCTAGACTTGTCGCTACCCGGATCAAGAGGGCGACGAACAAGGAACTTTCGCATCCATGCCAGTCGATATCCACGCTGCCACAGCCCAGAAGACAGCAGTTATTCCAGGACGGCGGTAGCCGTTGTTCACTACCTATACCAAATCTAAAGAAGCGCTCCATGTCGAATAGCCTATACTGCTGACCCGAGTTTCACTGACAGCCTGTCACGGCGATTCTTGTCTATTCACTTCCCCCAAGACCTCCCGGGACTAAAGGTCGCCTCCCTTGTCATTATTAGatgccttgatcttggctttTCCTTGATCTATGATTGCTTATTCTATCCCATCGGCCCCTTTCGTTGGCTACCTCCAGACAGGCACTCGGACACAACACCATTCAACACTCTCGAAGACGCAAGTGGGCTGCTTCTCCTGGATCAGCCTCAGCTGGACATTTTTGAGCCTCTGGTTTGTGTACTGCCAGACTTGAACCGCACGAGAAGAGTGTCGATGTAAGCGCCAGGTTCTCGACTCCTGGAGGTGTCAAGTCACGGCAGGCTCTGCTCCAGGGAAATGGAGGGGGGCTTTGGGCATCATATCGTCCTCAAGTTGAAAATCAAACTCAAGGGGGCCTTTAACCTTTTGTTCTTCCGGAGATTTCTGTTCTCCATGAGCCTCCCTTGGGACACTTGTGGTTTAACGGATGTGCCGCCCTAGCCAAACTCTCCACCTGACAATGCCTTCAACCCAGGTCGGCCCACGAAGGACCCTGAAATCAGAAGTTGGGCAAAACTCTAGACCCTACCGACGGGCTGGCTCATTACCCCAGCCATAACCTCATTTCGGGGGTTGCTTGGTATTGCCCGAGGCTAGCAAGAAATGTCTGTCGGAGGCAGTCAACTGTCTCGGTAGGAACCCAAGAATCAATACCTAGGTACTGTTTCTACCTACATGTATAGTCTAAATATGGATATCTCTTCCTTCATGTCTAACTTACCGCACCCACATGGCTCGGGCCAACAATATGGTGGACGATTCTTGTACGGCGCCGGGGACTTGAATGGGCGAATGTCGAGTGCCACTCACGGCTCAATTCATCCACACGGACTGAAATCTAGCCTTTGAAACTCAAATTGCCCTAGTCATATGGGAGACACAAGTTGACATTAAAAATAGATGCAACATTGTAGGAATGATGCTCCCGGCAGTTTGGCACGGGGTATTTTGGTGTAAGCATAGTGTCAATGGTCAGGATTAGCACCATCATCAGAAGATTGGCACCGCCGATCCACCCCCACTATTCTCTCTGACGGTCATGCAGCCGCAACATCCCAGCTCCATCGTCTCTAAAAAACGTCATCGCCATGTCCTCAACACCGCAAGACACCAAACAagaggccgccgaggctcCCAAGCCGACCGAGGCTGGATCGGATGCCTGGAGCGACGATAAGCGCCGCAAGTTTGAGACGTGAGCGACCGCCGTGCGCTGCCACCCGACGAGAGCCGGCCAGCTGAACGTGGATAGGAAATCGAAGAGCGAGTACTACGACCCGTGCCAGGAGGCCGCGCAGAGGAGTTATCGGTGCTTGTTCAGGAACGGAGGGGATAAGTCAATGTGTGGAGAGTACTTCCAGTATGTCGAATCGTGGTTGGGAGGATCAATGAGCTGACGGCTTTGCAGGGCGTATCGCGACTGCAAGCAAGCATGGGTACGTCGGAGTCAATTGACGTCGAGGGATCGGTGATATCGAGTTTGAATGACGACTGACGTTTTCCGCAGACTGATAAACGGAGGAAGGAGGGCGGCGGCTGGTTCTAGGACGATCGACTCGAAACGAGACGGATACGTGCTGAACGATCGAATACTCGACCCCGAGAACTGTATTATACGGAAGAAAACACCACCAACATTGTACGATATTGATATATGGCGGATAGATTGAATTCAGGCTGGGGAGTTGCAAAACGAGCACAACCGAACACCATACTGGGATCCAAGGGACACCCTTCAGTCCCTAGCATTGGACTGAGAGATTTGGCGCAGTCTCATACAGCAATCATAGTCGCCATCCTCCGTCACTCTGGCTTCTCCGTGACCTTCTGCGGGCTCGTACTGAAACTTTACAGTCTTAACCCAAGCATCTagctcatctccatcccACGTCAAGGCTTGCTCAAGGACATGCTTGTCCAGCACAGCACCTACGTCCATCATCAGTCGAACCGGACTCAGCATTCTTCCGCTGCGCAGTGACGGCGTACGCAGGAAATCGAGCGCCAGTCCGATGGCCAGCAGGCCTGCTGTCCCAAGAGCCAAGAGGCCCGTTAGCAGGATCCAGGAGACAAAAGTCATGGTGTACAGTTGCTCGCCGTTCCCCTCAACCATGACTTCAACGTCCATGTTCCTGCCGCTGTCCCTCTCCGCCATGTTATATGCCACATCCCtcatcttggcctcgagcCACGCAAAGGCCTTGACGATAAAGTGGATATTTGACATCTGGATACCAGATCCCGAAACGGAAGCGGCATCAGCAAGGTGCCCACCTAGACCAGGCGTTTTATAGAAAGCTGATGACGCGATCTCCCACTTGTTTTGAAGACTGTACAACAGGGGACGACACTCCTCGAACCTGTGAGTTTGTTCATCAAGGCGGACCTTCGAGATGGACCAATCCTTGCGGTTGACTGTTGCCGTGCCCATGGTTATGCTTAGCTCGCAAGTCACTCCGCATATCGTCCAGTCCAAAACTTGGTCGTCCTTCTCAGGGGAGTAGCGGTAGGTGCCCAATGGCCCGTAGTCCGTGAGATACGTGGCGGTGTCTTTTTCTTTGGTGTAGTAGAACCACCCGATCCAGATCTTTTCATCTTTAAAGGCTACAAGAGGGCGCGCTACTCCAATGTCTGACTGCCCTTTCAGCGAAGGGGCCATGTTCCTGCCCCTGCCTTTAAAATCGGCCAACTTTGACGCGATCTTGATCCTTATATGGAACTCGGCATAGTTCTCCTCTCTGGAATCCAACTGGACCTGGAAACTTCGTATATCGGCGGGCTTGCAGGACGCTGCAAGCTGATATGCGGGCACATTGAAGAGTCTCTTCGCTGACTTTGAGACCCTAGACAGAGACTGGCTTGACACATTGAGGACGACTTGATGACTGGTGTTTGTAGTTCCAATCTCGGGGGGAATATTATGCAGGCTCCTGGTGAGCTGTGCTGAGAGTTCGATGTCTTGACCAGAGTCGAGAATGTCTGAGATCACCTTTGAAGGTGCATCATCCTTCGGCCCATACAGCGTCTCGACTTTTTGTGTCACGTTGGCGATGTTGAATCCGATAGCTTCGTACGCCGGGACATTCGTTAGGAATGAAAAGCTCAAGGCAGAAAGGAGGGCCACGGTAGCGAGGCAGATGAGTCGGGGATCGCGCGTCCGCACAAAGGTCCAGTGCTTGAGGGGACTGTACGACCCCAGTCTGTGCCGGCGAGCTCCGTGAGAGCCTTGAGGTTCACGGGACGATCCCCAACTGTTCCCTGGCTGATTGCACAGAGGCGCACTAGTTTGAAGATGTACCAGTTGGCCAGGGCGAGTAGTCCCGGGGCGATCAAGATGGAGCAGGCAAcgtcgatgagcttggcccAGATGAAAGAGAAGCGGCAACTGATGGGCTCAGACTGTGTAAATCCCTTGTGAGTGTTGAGTTTTATGTGGAAGATGAGGCCGAAGGAGACGCACATGGCGATTGAGGCTATGATAGCGATCATCACGATGTCGATGAGGACTGTTTTGCTGGTCCGGTGATAGGTTGGCATCTCAGCCTGttcttcctctccatccACGGCGTCCTTGGGTAGCAAGATATTCGTGACAGTCGCTTGTGTCTTTGCCTCGTTGGCTACTGTTGGAGGTGGCGATGCCAGCTCGTCGACGGACAGAGGTGACACTGGCCTGTCGTAACCCGCAACCTCTTGCGATGTCATTTCTTCTTCGCGACGAAGCTAAAGAGTTTTGAGACAGTAATAACAATATTTCCATCATTGAAGAGGCCAACTGGCTCGCATTTCCGACGGGAGTGAGTGAGCCTCGTCTCCTCCGCCAAGTCTCGGAGCCTCGTGTGAATGGCCGAGAGCTGCAGGAAGCACAGCCACTGAGACCGACAAGGCATTCAACGGAATACAAGGTAGCTGAACTCAGTTCCAGCTGGCAAATGTTGCTACCGTGTAGCCTTGACAGCACGTTACATTCTCTCCTTGCCCGTATCAGATGTAGCCGCGTCTAACCTTGTTCATCAGTCTGTTCAACCAAGCCAGGCACCTGGGTTACGGAAAAAATTAAGACACAAGGATAGACATATTAGAGTAACCTCCCCtaaatatagttaataaaatataataaaaaatagataAGAATCttctagattattatattattttataatattttttataaattaatttattatacttatgcGAAGTTAGGTAACCCTTTTAATACTCTGGCGTCCcgtttatttctttaccCGCGTGCCAGGCAGAGAAACATGGATGATAACCTCGACGAATTAGGATAACCTGGTGATACTACATCCATCCCCGTCATACATACAAGGTCAAAATGTCAGACCATATGCTACCATGAGAAGCCTACCTTTCGCCACCTTGTCTAACAGACACCAGTCGCAGACGAACCCCCATCACATACGATTCTCGATTCATGTCCAGCCGTCTGTCAGGTTCATACTTAAATTTGGCACCTTCAGCGCAGTCATTTAGTTCCTGCCGGCTCATCCAGTAAGTCTCTTCGAAAGCAGTCTTGCCCAGCGTCCTGCCCAGGTCGGCCGTCAACCTCACTGCGTCCAGTACCCTCCCGCTTCTGAAAGACGGCACTCCCAGCGAGTCAAGCGATAGAGCAACTGTTAGAGCGCAGGCGACGCCTagggcgacaaggccaaAGAGGAGCATCCATGGGACAAATGTCATGGTATACGTGTccggcttcttctccaaaACCTCGACCTGGGAGACGAGACGCTCGATCTTGGCATCACTCTTGTCGCCTTGGATTGCTTCCCTCACTGCCACCTCATACCAGACGAATGCATCAACGAGTGTTTCGATACCCCAGGCAGGTCGGTCTGCCTCCTGGTATGCCCTGCGAGCTGCTCGTAAGAGGTAGCCGCCGATACCTGGCGATCTCCCTACACGACTACTTTCGAACGTATCAAATTTTTGTCCTAGGAAGAGTATTGTTGCCTCATCTTGGGCTTCAAGCTTCTCATCATATAGCCTGGATTGGGCCAATGACAAGGTTGTTCCATTGAGATTGGCCGTTGCCGTTCCAGACCATCTGTTGAGACTGCACACTACGCCCCAGAAAGTCAAGTCGTAGCTCTCGCTCTTAAACTCGCTCCCTTCAGCGCAAGAGGGACTGTGAACGACCTCTTTCGCTCTGAATGGGACTAGGCTGCTGTACCGCGTTGTTTCCGTCAAGTCGACAGTTTCATTCCCAGTATAACTGAATCCTCCGATCCAAGTCGCTGTTCCGCTGAATGCGATGAGGGGGTACCTGACTGATGAACTGTTTGTTCTTGCAGCTTCCATCCCCTGTCTtgcaagaagctcctcgactATGCCAAAGTCTGCTCGAAATCGTGTAGACCCAGACACCGAGGATGAGGCAGCTTCCTCAAGATTGAACCTGACGTGCGAATCGTTCTTGTCTGGAGAACCAATTGACACTGTCGAGAGGTTGGATGGTTTGCATGATGCCGATATCCGGTAGGCAGGCACATTGAATAGCTGTTCGATTGTCGGGCGCATTTCTAGGCGTGCTCGGCTCGAGATGTTGACGCCAAGGAAGCCGTTGGATCTTGGCTCTAGGTCTGTTGCTTGTAGACGTTGGAGCTGATTCTCAAGATCATTGAGAATCTGCAAGCGCTCGGTGTCACTGATTTCCAAGGGTAGGGGTTGCTTCAAGAAATTTTGCATCCCCTGCATGGCTTCAAGAGTCGTTGTCGTATTTACGCTGCCGGCTTCCTCGTACGCGGTGACGTTGCTTAGAAGAGAGAAGCTCAAAGCTGAAAGGATGGAGATAACTCCCAGACAAATGATCCGAGGCTTTTGTGATTGAAGAAACGTCCAGAACTTGAGGGGGCTGGTCGATCCCCAGTCAGTGCTGGCAACTTCCACAAGAACGTTGAGGCTTGCTTTCGAGTCCCGTTTGTCGTGCTCGTTGACCGCAGAGAGACGAGCGAGCTTGAACATGTGCCAGTTGGCAATTGCGAGTATCGCGGGAGCCACCAGCATGGAAGCGGCAGCATCAATCAGTTTCGCCCACGTCGAGCTGACGTTCCCGCCGATACGGACAGCTTTGATATAGCCCCCGTCAACCTTAGTTTGTATAAACGCAACCAGCCAGCAGGCGGCAGAGAGAGCGAAGAGGccggtgatggcgatgatgatgatggagtaTCGGACGTGCTTCTTAAGAGGGGTAACTAGCTCCGGGGGGGACTCGGCTTGTTCTTGAGACTTGCCCTCGTCGCCCGTGACTGATGGATTGTGGGCATCTGTTGGGATGGGATCTTCAGTACTATCCTGCTTGGCTGTGGCTGTTGAAGAAGTGCCGGTTGGTTCTGGCGGTGTCTGTTGCTCTGTGACAGCAGTCGCAGGTGACACTGAGCGAGATATCGCCATAGGGGGCTGAGACTCTTGTTGAAAGGCCATCCGAGAATAGAGAAGAGGTGAGAGTATCAGGTTGAATGCAGTGGTGTTTTGTTCAAAGCCAAGTTGTGAGTGTTTGAGGCCTTCTATGGTCTGGTTGGCGATTCTTTATACCTGCTGGATTACTAGACAAGCGCACACAGGCCCCAATCATTCTCCTCTGTAAACGAACGATTGAAAATGGGACTCTTAATCGTTGTACAAGTCGAGGCTGGATGGCGCAGCCGCCTCTGTCCTTCCCAAGGCATGGACGATGTTGAACAGAACCTGCACGTGACCCTCCCAGGTTACCTTGGGATGTTTCGAGGCGGTGGATAGTGCCTGGATGCTAAGCACACCGACAGTTCAAGTCCTCGGCAGGCCAGATATGACGATTAGACAACCTCTTTAGGGACATGATAAACAATGGCTGCCGTTGATGAAGAACTCCCATGGCTGTAGCTTGTTGCAGAGTGTCGATGCTGCCTCCCATTGCACTCCTTCGTAACGGCCCATGTTTGGCAAAGTAGTAGCTCTCCTTTGTtcttgaggctgagaaggatgCTTGTACCGTTCGGATCCAGGCTAGTTGTAAACCCCGAGTGGCTCGGACAACCCAAGACCAGAAGCTCCGATGTCTCACATTCTTCCCTCGGCCTGATCTGGCGCATCTCCGGCACACAGAATTTATTCTGCTCTCAGCCCTATTTGCTGACCCAATACGATGTCATGTCCACCACTCCGTCATACCGGCGTGCCATGTGATGGGAGCAGGTAACGTGGAGCCCTCGGCATGTGTGTCAAGAGGCGTTCATAGGGCAGAGCAGAGCCGCAAGTTTGTACTCAGTTTTGTTCATGAAAATCGGTGACAAAATCCTGCTGAGGGAGAAACTCGCAGGGTGTGCACGAGGGACAAACGAAGTGCATCGGAGTCTTTTCTAAGCAGCCCGAGCGGACACTCACGATGACCTAGTAGAGCTCGACGGGCTGGTCTTGTTTGATCATACCAAGGCTTTATCCAACCCTTTCGTGAATCGGGATGGCTGCCCTGACCGTGGTCGGTACTGTCGGTCAAAGGGGTTCTATTGGGCGTTGAACGACGTTGAGGTGGCTCGGTTTCTTGACGATCGTGTTGGCCTAAATGTCCGGATTCGGGTGCCATGCgatcttttctctctcattGAAACTAAATTCTAGATGAAGCGTCATTTGGACTCTTTGCTATTGTGCTTTTGCCGAGTTACAGGGGCTTGCCATCTGTTGGTGAGACCGAACTCAGGGTCATGGTGGTCATGTGATGACCAGCGCAAGTGGGGCATAGCTCCCACCAGCCACACACACCACATCCGCACCGCCACACCGCTGCTTCCCTTCTGCCCCACGTTCTCAAGTTCAATTTGTGCCCCTCCAAAGCTCTCGACAATCTCACGCTTGTCCCTGGACTCATTCTCACCCTCGTTAGGCCAATCTGAGCGTGGAAAAGGGCGTGAAGCTTGGCGCACTCATGAATCGCCAACAGCGGCCGGTCCTCAAAAACGGCGTCGATCTCCAGCTCCAGTCTGCCTTTAACGATGGCAACTGGGCTGTCGTGATCCGCCTGGCTGAGAAGCGAGCTCGAACGTTTAATGATCAGTATTATGAGGTGCGCAGCTCGACTTTCCCGGAGGTATTGAAGAACACTAAGTATGGATAGATTGTCAAAATATGTGCCGAAAGCCAGCTTGATGATCCCAGTGCCAAGTTTGCTGCTGTGACGGCCATCGACAAGTTCGTCAAAGAAGGAACCGTTGTGAAGGACGTGGACGGTATCGATCTCCTTGAGTGGGCAACGCAGGGCCTAACGACCGAGGATGAGTTCTCTCAGACTCTGGGTCCTTTGAGGGCACGCCTCGTCAAGGCTTCGCCCAAGGATAGGATTGGCGCCAGCCGGTGCTTGGAGTCTTGTCTGCTGCATTGGGACTTGATCAGTGCCCAACAGGTATGACAGAGTCCATCGTCGGCTGACCCGGAGGCTGACCTGCTACCCAGGTTGCGGCTATCCTCGACAGATCGTTCCCCCAGGATCGGACATTCATGTTTTGGAACATTGTCATTACACATCTATTGGCGGTAATGTCGTTCGTGTACCTCTGCCTGTCGCGGGCTGACATCCATCAAGACTAGCCCTCAATCGCCacccgagaagaagaagctatACGGTATGCTCGCATTGAAACAAATCCAGCGTGCTGCACAGCTTTCTGAACAGGTATTTTCCCTGCTCACGCCAACAAGTCTGGCATTAACACTACCAGGCCGCGAGCTCTGAGGGGGACGATGCCAAGCCCCAACCGCGAAGTGTCCAaacggaggaggagatcttGCTACTTTATGACATTGTAGAGAAGCATGGCTCAGAAGGAGACTTTGACAAGCTTGTTTCTAGCCCCGTCTTTTGTCCACTTGTACAATTCCGCAAGGGCCGAAAGGAGCTCTTCTTGAGAGTTATTTCGAAACACCAGCGCCAAGGAGACCATGAAGCCACCTACCAAATATGCAAGGATTGCTTGTCGACAGAGGACGAAAACGGCCAACCAAACCTTTTGGGAGCGGACTGGAAGGTCTGGAAGCACTTTATTGATGCAGCTGCCCAGGTAAAGACTGTGAAGCCAGAGTTAGTCAACCATTCCCTCCATACCCATCTTTGACTGACTCGCCCTAGCATTGAGGAGACTGTTCAGAAACTTCTTCTAAAGTTTGTCAAGTCACCTAATTTGCGCTCCATCTACAAGCGGATCATCTTGTTGGCGCGTGTCGCCGCAGCCTTCAACCTCGCATCAAATGACAAAGACGACCTTGCCGATGGCGAGCCTGCATCTTTCCGACTCAAAGAGCTGATCAACTACATCAAAGACCAAGGCATCAACGCTGCCTGTTTCGATGATATCAAGACCCTTGTTGAGGTGCTCACCCCACCTGCTTTGTCGTATCTCGCCTATGACTTTGTTCCCAAGCTGGGAGACGAGATGGAAGACGAACTCAAGTCGGCTAGGATAAGAACCCTTTCTTACAAGCTGCAATACTTCGCCGCTACTTGTCCTTCCATGTACACCAACGTGCCCGGAGAGAAACCTCTGAGGAAATGTGTGGTTACCGACGTCGAGGTTGACGCCAGCTCACCAGCGCCTTGTTTCAACACGATTGCCAAGGATGCGCTGGAGGTGTACAAGTCTTTGACTGAGCTTACAGAAAAGCATCCATCCGTTGAAGGCGAGATTAGGCCAGAGCTGGCAGTTATTATTGCCCTCTGCAACATCCAGCTGGCATTCCCTCCCTCAACAGAGATATCCAACTCCCCTGTCTCTTTTGCACCGCTCCTTCGTGCTGTCTTGTTGCTAGAGCACCAGCTCTCCTTGACGCCCAAGCATGGAATCATCTCACTCCTTCTTGTGCAGCTACACCTCCTCACGGGCTCATCGCCGCGAGCGCGTGAGATCTGGGAGACGCTTGGTGTGAAACGCACCATCATGGACTCCCTCGGCCCCATTTTCTACGACCGCCTATCTACCCTTTCCCCGGCCCTGATTTCCCCGTCCGATAACTGGGGTTGGGATCTCATGGAGCTTCTTCAATCTCACTTTAGCGTGTCTTTGAAGCTTCGCATGCCTAGGCGGTTGATTGATGCCTTCGAGTCAGGCAGCTACAGCAGCGTTATCGACATTCCTCAGTATATTGAGGATCTACGATGGAGTTGCACCCGGGCGATGAGCTTGGTGGAGGAGACTAGGACCGAGAGACTTCTAGGAGAGAATTTCTCCGAGGTTCTCATCGACCCCCGTTTCGGTGAGTCTTCCCAGACGTTGTGTATTTGGTGTGGTGCTAACGGATCCTAGTCGAAGTGACTGATGA from Fusarium falciforme chromosome 2, complete sequence includes these protein-coding regions:
- a CDS encoding Cytochrome c oxidase-assembly factor COX23, mitochondrial, producing the protein MSSTPQDTKQEAAEAPKPTEAGSDAWSDDKRRKFETKSKSEYYDPCQEAAQRSYRCLFRNGGDKSMCGEYFQAYRDCKQAWTDKRRKEGGGWF